A window of Gemmobacter sp. genomic DNA:
GGCCGGCCGACGCACCCGGATTTCCTGTTCGCCTGGCCGAATGCCGAAATGGGCTTCATGGCGCCCGACACCGGGGTGCGCACCGTGTATCGTCGCCGGTTGCAAAAGGTGCTGGAGGACGAGGGGCAGGCCGCGCATGACCGGCTGCTGACCGAACTGGTGCAGGAATGGACGCTGGAATCCGAACCCTGGGAAGGGGCGGCGAACCTGTCGCTGGATGACATCATCCAGCCCGCCGATACCCGCCGCACCCTGGCCCGCGCCATCGACGTGGCCTGGGGCGAACGCGGCTACGTCAGCCGTCGCTGAACCCGCCGGAACCGGCAGGCGAACCCTGCCGGTTTTTTCAGAATTGTGTTGCCTACCTATCGGTCGTCAGGTAACCATCTACGCAGACGGCCAAAGGCCGGAATGGGAGGAAATATGGCAGACAAGGCACCTGCACGGGTGGGCCCTCACCTGTCGATCAGCTACCGCGGGCCGGTCGCGCTGATCACGATCGACCGCCCCGAAAAGCTGAACGCGATGGCCGCCAATTTCTGGCCCGACCTGCGCGAGGTCTTTGACCGGCTGGAGGCGGATGCCGCGATCCGCGCCGTGGTGATCACCGGCGCCGGCGACAAGGCGTTCTGCGCCGGGGGCGACATCGCGGGCTTTCGCGAACTGATCACCCTGCGCGACAAGCGCAATTTCCAGATCGACGCGATGCGCACCTTCCAGCGGGTCGAAACCTCGCCCCTGCCGGTGATCGCGGCGGTCAACGGCATCGCGCTTGGCGGTGGGTGCGAACTGACGCTGGCCTGCGATGTGGTGCTGGCCTCCGACAATGCGCGCTTCGGCATGCCCGAGGCGGCGCTGGGGCTGGTGCCGGGCTATGGCATCCTGCGGGCACCGCAGATCATCGGCCGCCAGATGACCAAGCTGATCGTGATGACCCGCCGCCACATTCCCGCCGACGAGGCGCTGCGCATCGGCCTGGTGCAGCAGGTGACCCCGCAGGCCGAGCTGCTGGAAACCGCGATGGCCCTGGCGGCCGAAATCGCCGAAAGCTCGCCCCTGGCGCTGGATGTCGGCAAGCGGGTGATCAACCGCGGCTATGACAATGCCGAATTCGACTATGCCGTCGAGGCGCTGACCGTGCTGCAATTCTCGGACGATACCGATGAGGGGACCAAGGCCTTCATCGAACGGCGCAAGCCGAACTTTTCCGCCCGGATGTGACGGGGCGGGGATGGACAGTGCCATGCACACGCCCGCCACAACCGCCCCGCCCCGCCCCGGCCGGCCGCGCTGCCGGTTCTGCCGGCGACGCTGGGCGATCTGCTGCTGAAATCCCGTGACCGGGCGCCCGATGCGCCCGCGCTGATCTTTCCCGACCACCGGCTGACCTTTGGCCAGCTGGCCGATGGCGCCTGGGCGGCCGCGCAATGGCTGTCGGGGCTGGGCGTGGGGCCGGGCGACCGGGTAGGCACCATCATGCTCAACTCGCCCGATTGCGTGACGCTGTTCTTTGGCGCCACGATGATCGGGGCGGTGATCGTGCCGATCAACGCGCGGTATCGCAGCTATGAACTGGAGTTTCTGGCCAAGGATGCCGGGCTGCGGGTGATCGTGACGAACGACACCGGGCGCAGCCATGCCGACCTGTCCGCCATTGTCGCCGATGCGCTGCCGGGGCTGGCCGACCAGCCCGATCCGGCCAACCTGAACCTGCCCGGTTTTCCTGATCTGCGCGCGGTCGTCGATCTGGCGCAGGCGCCGCGGCAGGGGTTTCTGGGCCCTGCCGATGTGGCCCGGGCCGCGCGGCGTGCCGATGCGGCGCTGCTGGTGCGCCATGCCGCCGGGGTTGCCGCGCGCAGCGTGGCGGCCATCATCTATACCTCGGGCACCACCTCGCGGCCCAAGGGCGCAATGCTCAGCCACGAGGCGCTGGTGCGCGGCTGGATGATGGTCGGCCGCCGCTGGGGCGTGCGGCCCGACGACAGGTTCTGGGATCCCTGCCCGCTGTTCCACATTGCCGCCATCGGGCCGATGATCTTTACCCTGGGCCATGGCGCCGCCTATGTGACGGATGTGCATTTCGACGCCGGCCGCGCGGTGCGGATGCTGGAACGCGAACGGGCGACGCTGCTCTATCCCTGCTACCCGCCGATCACGCAGGCGCTGATCACCCACCCCGATTTCGCGGCCATCGACAAGTCGGCGGTGCGCGTCTGGCTGAACGTGGCCCCGCCCGAAACGCTGCGGCGCTATGACCCGGCGTTTCCCGGCGCCCGCCAGATCACCACTTATGGCCAGACCGAAGGCGGCCCCGTTTCGCTGGGCGACCCCGACGATACGCCAGAGGCGCGGCTGTCCACCTGCGGATCGCCGATCGACGGCGCCGAACTGCGGGTCTGCGATCCCGATACGGGCGTGGAACTGCCGGTGGGCCAGCTGGGGGAAATCCACTTCCGGGGCTATTCCGCCTTCAGCGGTTACTTCAACGCGCCTGCGAAAACCGCCGAAACCATCGACGCCCAGGGCTGGGTGCATACCGGCGATGCCGGCGTGATGGACGACAATGGCCGCATCACCTTTCGCGGCCGCATCAAGGAAATGATGAAGGTGGGCGGCGAAAACGTGGCCCCGGCCGAGGTCGAGGCGTTTCTCGAAGGCCACAGCGCCATCCGCATGGTGCAGGCCATGGGCGTGCCCGACCGCCGGCTGACCGAGGTGGTGGCCGCCTTTGTCGAACTGGAACCGGGCCACAGCCTGACCGAGGCCGAGGTGATCGCCTACTGCAAGGGCAGGCTGTCGTCGTTCAAGACCCCGGCCATCGTGCGCTTTGTCACCGAATGGCCGCTGTCGGCAACCAAGGTCCAGCGCAACGTGCTGCGCCAGCAGTTGCTGGACGAACTGAACCAGGGGGGCTGAGCCATGGATGGACAGGACCACGACATGTCGGGCGGGCTGAGCTTTGACTATTCGCCCGAACAGCGCATGCTGTACGACATGATCCACGCCTTTGTGGACAAGGAATGCGGCAAACCGCTGGCCCGCAAGCTGGAGGCGCAGGACGCCTTTCCCCGCGCGCTGTTCGAACGCATCGGGGCGGCGGGGTTGTATGGCATCGGCATCCCCGAGGAATACGGCGGTCAGGGCGGCGGGATCGAGGAACAGGTGATTGTCTGCACCGAATTCGCCCGCACGCTGGCCGGGCTGTCAGTGCTGTGGCACCTGACCTGCTGGTCCGGCGCCAAGGCGATCCTGCATCATGGCACCGAGGACCAGCGCCGCCATTATCTGCCCCGCATCGCGCGTGGCGAACTGCTGTTCGCGCTGGCCATGACCGAACCCGACGGCGGCACCGACGTGCTGCGCGCGATGAAAACGCGCGCAGTGCCGGTGGACGGCGGGTTCCGCATCACGGGTCGCAAGATCTGGTCCACGCTGGCGCACGAGGCCGACAAGCTGCTGGTGCTGGTGCGCAGCGAAACCGGCGACCGCCCCAGCCAGGGCCTGTCGGTGGTGATCGTCGATGCCCGCGCCGAAGGCGTGACCGCCACCCCCATTCCGAAACTGGGCCTGCGCTGCCTGGGGTCTTGCGAGGTGACATTCGACAACGTGTTCGTCCCCGCCGATGCCATGATCGGCGCCCCGGGCAGCGGCTGGCGCCAGATCACCGCATCCCTGAACGCCGAACGCATCCTGACCGCCGCCATGTGTACCGGCATGATCGAAGGCGTGCTGGAGGATGCGCTGGACTACGCCGGCCAGCGCAAGGCGTTCGGCCAGCTGATCGGCGGGTTCCAGGCGGTGCAACACAAGATCGCCGACATCGCGATGAATCTGGAAACCGCCCGCCTGCACACCCGCCGCGCCGCCTGGTTGGAGGCACGCGGCCGCCCCTGCATGGTCGAGGCGACGATGGCAAAATGCCTTGCCGCCGAACTGGCCACCGCCGCGGCGGACGAGGGCATCCAGATTTTGGGCGGCATGGGTTATTCGGCCGAAACCGACATGCAGCGCTACTGGCGCGATGCCCGCCTGTTCCGCATCGGCCCCATCACCAGCGAGATGGCGCGCAACACGATAGGAGAGAGCCTTGGACTCCCGCGTTCCTTCTGAAATGTCGGCGGCCGTGGCCGACAGCGGCCGGCGCTTTGTCGCGCTGATGCGGCGCTATTGCAACGACTACACCAACCGGCATGACTTTTCGGTCTGCGACGAGATCATGGAAGACGACTACACGCTGCACATGGGCGTGCATGACGTGACCGGGCGGGACAGCGAATACAAGCCGGCGACCCTGCGCCAGTTCAGCCAGTTTCCCGGCCTGTGCCTGACGGTCAACCAGATCATCACCAACGGCAACCGGCTGGCGATGCGGTTTTCCGAACATGGCGCCTCGGTGCGCCATGCGGGCCGCACGGCGGCATGGAGCGGGGTGGGCCTGTATCACTGGAACGGCGCCCGGCTGGTCGAGAATTTCGTCGAACAGGACTATTTCGCGCGCGGGGCGCAGCTGGCCTCGGGCGATCCGAACCCGGTGGAAAACCCGGCAATTGCGCCCTGGGATACGCTGGCAGAGCCCGCCAGTCCCGCGAACGAGGATCTGGTGCGCCGCGCCCTTGCCTCGGGCGAGTTGATGCAGGCGCCGGAACTGCTGTTCGATGACGAATGGATCACCGACCAGTCGCGCCCCCGCATCATCGCGCCGACCGCCTGCACGGTGAACGACATCTTTTCCGCCGGCGATCACGTCGCCTTTCACGCCTGCGTGGAAGGCACGGTCAACCCCGGCACCGAACTGGGCGACGGCGCCACGGGGCGCCCCGCCTTTCTGCACTTCGCGGGCATCGTCCGCGTCCGGGATGGCCGGGTGGTCAGCGGCAGGGGAGTCCGCGACCGCATCGGCCTGATGAAGCGTCTGCGCGACGCATAAGGCAATCGACCACGGGAGGAGATAACATGACAAGCAAGATCAAGACACTGCTGGGTTCCGTCGCCCTGACGGCCCTTGCCACCCTTGCCCCGGTTGCGGCCCAGGCCGAAACCTACAAGGTGCCGATCCTTCAGGCGCTGACCGGCGGCGCGGCCTTTATCGGGGCGCCCTTTGCCGAAGGTCTGAAGATGGCCTTCGACAAGGCCAATGCCTCGGGCGGGTTCGGCGAGGGGGTCAAGATCGACTATACGGTCGAGGATGACGCCTCGGACAAGTCGCAGGTCATCACGCTGATGCGCCGCTATGCCAACGATCCTGCCGTGCTGATCGTGGCCGGCCCGACCAGCGGCGCCGTTTCGGGCGTGGCCGGCACCGTCGCGAACGAGGTGAAGGTGCCGATGATGACCGTGTCCAACACGGTCGAGGCGCGGGAATCCGGCCCCTATTCCTTCATCACCGCCCAGCCCGGGCCCATGGTGGTGCCGGTGGTGGCGAAATATGCGGCCGAAAAGGTGGGCGTGAAGAAATGCCAGACCATCGGCATCACCGACAATGAAAGCTATGTCACCCAGGCCAAGGTGTTCGTCGATACGCTGGCAAAAAGCGGCGTGGCGATTGCCGTCCAGATCGGCCTGAAAGGCAACGAGACCGACTTTTCCGCCGCCGCCGTCCGCCTTGCCTCGGGCGATGCGGATTGCGTCTTTGTGGCGGCCCCGGCCTCGATGGCGGCGAACATCATCGTGCAGCTGAAGCAGGCCGGGCTGGACCCCGAGGCGAAGATCTTCGGCATGACCTCGATGGCCTCGCCCGACCTGATCCGCATTGGCGGCGGAGCGGTCGAAGGTGTGACCTTCATTGCCGACTGGGTGCCTGGCGGCACCAACGATGTGGGCGCCCAGTTCGCCAAGGACTTTGCCGCCAAGCATGGCCGCGATCCGGCCAACTGGGATGCGATGGGCTACAGCGCCGGGCTGGTGATCGCCGATGCGATCCGCCGCGCCGGCCCCAACCCCACGCGCGACAAGGTGCGCGAGGCGATGAACTCTACCAGCGCGTTGATGGTGGCCGTGGGTCAGGGTGGCTTTTCCTATGACGCGGAACGCTTCCCGCATTTCGGCATCAACGTCGTCACGGTGAAGGACGGCAAGATGGTTGCTGCGGAATAAGTGCAGCCACGCGGCAGGGCGGTTTCCGCCCTGCCCCGGAATTTTCGAAGGCACGGGACCATGATTACTTCGCTACTTGTCGCCAATCGGGGCGAAATTGCCGTCCGCATCCTCCGGGCGTGCCGGACCATGGGCATTCGCGCCATCGCCGTGCATTCCGAGGCCGATGCAGATGCCCTGCACGTGGCGCTGGCGGATCAGGCCATCTGCATCGGCCCGGCTGCGGTCGGGGAAAGCTATCTGAACATCGGACGGATCATCGAGGCCGCGCAGGCCAGCGGGGCGGGGGCGATCCACCCCGGCTATGGCATGCTGAGCGAAAGCCCGGAATTTGCCGCCGCCGTCGTGGCCGCCGGGCTGGTCTTTGTCGGCCCGTCGGCCGAGGCGATCGCCCGCATGGGCGACAAGACCGCCGCCCGTGCCCTGGCCCAGGCTGCCGGCCTGCCCGTGCTGCCCGGCAGCGATGGCGTGGTGGCCGAGGGCGATGACGCAACCGCCATTGCCGAAGCCGTCGGCTACCCCGTGCTGGTCAAGGCAAGCTTTGGCGGTGGCGGGCGCGGCATGCGCATCGTGCGCGAGGCTGCCGCCCTGCCCGCCGCCCTTGCCGCCGCCCGGGCCGAGGCGAAGGCCGCCTTTGGCCGGCCCGAAGTATTCATCGAACGGTTCGTCGACCGGCCCCGCCATGTCGAGGTGCAACTGATCGCCGATGCGCATGGCAATGTCGTGTCGCTGGGCGACCGCGACTGCACCGTGCAGCGCCGGCACCAGAAGCTGCTGGAAGAGGCGCCAGCGCCCGATCTGCCCGAGGATCTGCGCGCCCGGCTTGCCCAGGCCTCGCGCGACCTGGCGCGCAGCATCGGCTATTGCGGCGCGGCGACGGTGGAATTCCTGTATGACCGCGCCAGCGGTGCCGCCTATTTCCTGGAGGTGAACACCCGCCTTCAGGTGGAACACGGGGTCACCGAGCTGATATCCGGCCGCGATCTGGTGGTGGAACAGATCCGCGTGGCCAGCGGCCTGCCGCTGGGCTTTGCGCAAGACGATGTGGTCCTGCGGGGCCATGCCATTCAGGCCCGCATCGCTGCCGAGGATCCGGCAGAAAACTTCCGCCCCGCCCCGGGGCCGGTGGGTGCCATGCGGTTGCCGGGCGGGCCGGGGATCCGGCTGGATTTCGGCGTACAGGCCGGGGGAACGGTGCCGGGGCACTACGATTCCATGTTCGGCAAAATCCACGCCTGGGCCGAAACCCGTCAGGCGGCGGCCGACCGGCTGTCGGCCGCACTGGCGGAATTCGCCACTGCCGGCATCCCGACGACGGCCCCCTATCTGCGCAGCGTGCTGGGGCGGGCAGATTACCGCGCCATGGCCCATGACACCGGATCGGTCGAACGCGATTGGCCCGCCGACGCGCTGCCTGCAACCCCGGACCCCGAGGAGATCCCGATGGCCACCAAGGAAACCTGGATCGCCTTCGACACGTCCGAGGGGCGGCTGGATATTGCCGTGCCCCTGCCGCCCACCGCCCGCGCCCCGCGTGCCGAAGCCCGGCAGGGCGGCGGCCGTGGCGGCCCGGCCAGCGACGGGCGCAGCGGATCGCCGGCCCGCACCATGGCCCCGATGGATTGCACCGTCACCGAAATCGCGGTGGCCCTGGGCGATCTGGTCGATGCCGGGCAACCGCTGGTGATTCTTGAAGCGATGAAGATGCAGATGCCGATGAAAGCCGGCATGGCCGGCATCGTGGCCGAGCTTTCGGTGCGGGCAGGCCAGGCCGTCAGGGGCGGCGAGCTGCTGGTGCGGATCGAACCGCAGGCGGCGCTGGCGCGCGAAGGCGGGCCAGCATGACCGCCTGTTCAGTCTTCGGTATTGCCGCTTTTCAACCCGGTGATCAGGATGCGCGAGAAGTAATCCGCAACCTTCTGCGTGTTGCCCGCCCGTTCGGGGTGCAGCCAGCGGTAGGTCGAGTTCAGCGAGCCCAGAACGATGGTCGCCGTCAGGCGCGGGTCAAGGTCACCCTTGATCGTGCCTTCCTCCAGACCTTCGCGCAGCACGTTTTCGAAAAGCTTCGGATAGCTGACTTCACCGCCAAGGATGCGGTCCTGCGCCTCTTGCGGCAAGGACTTCATTTCGTTCAGGAAAACCGCAGTGCGGATCAGGTTGTCGCCGATATACTGGATATGGCCGACGATCATGTTGCGCAGCCGGTCCAGCGCGGTGCCGCCCATGCCCGCCATGCGCACCATGTTTTCCAGCCCGGCCTGGTGCGTGGTGTTCAGCACGACGAACAGGATGTCTTCCTTGGACCGGATATAGTAGTAAAGGCTGCCCTTCATGATGCCGAGTTTCTCGGCAATCTCTTGCAGCGACGTTCCTTCGTATCCCTTGTGATAGAACAGTTCCGTTGCGGCATCGAGGATTTCGGACCAGCGTTCCTCGCGCGGTTTGCGGACGGCGCTGGCCTGGTTGCGGGTTGGGATCGTGCTCACGGTGGCCCTTTCGCTCGTTTTCCGTCATCGGTGGCGTTGCCCCGGACCCGCAAGCGGGGATCGTTGGCAGACCGTTTCATCGAAGGTCAATGTCAGAATACCGCTGACTTCTCAAGTTTCAGCGTTATTATCTACCAAACGGCTGGTGGGTTTCAAGGCTGCGTCGCGCGATTTGGCCCCGCACGGACCGGGATGACTGCAAATAGGGGGGAACTATTGGCATGATCATGCAGCAGATCCTGAACGGGATCGCCTCGGGGGCCGTCTATGCGCTGTTCGCGCTGGGGTTCTCGCTGATCTTCGGGGTGCAGAAAATTCTGAATCTGGCCCATGGCGGCGTGTTCATGGCGGGGGCGTTCGTGTCGTTCTACGCCGTGTCGGTGGGCGTGCCGTTTCCGCTGGCGGTGTTGCTGGCGATGGCGGTGGCGGGGTTGCTGTCGGTGCTGGTCGATATGGTCGCCATCCGGCCGCTGCGCAAGCGCAGCCGCGATATCGAATATGCCGCCATCGTGTCGACCCTGGGCATCGACATGATGCTGATCTCGCTGGCGCAGCAGGTGTCCGACACGCAGGTGCTGCGGTTCCCGTTCGGCACCTTTCCGGTGCAGTTCTTCAAGATCTTCGGGCTGCGCATCTCGTTGTTGCAGGTGGTGATCTTTGCCACGGTGATCGTGATCGCCATCGGGCTGGGGTGGTATCTGTACCGGACCAGCTTTGGCCGCCAGATCCGGGCCGTAGCGGAACGGCCGGCCACGGCGATGCTGCTGGGGGTGAACCCCTCGGCCGTCTATTTCCAGACCTTCTTCATCGCGGGGGCGCTGGCGGGGCTGACCGGGGTGCTGATCGGGCTGTCCTTCAATTCCATCCACTTCCTGATGGGCGAACCCTACATGCTCAAGGCCTTTGTGGTGGTCGTCATCGGGGGGCTCGGCAGCCTGACGGGGGCGGTGGTCGCCAGCCTGCTGCTGGGCGTGTTGCAGGCGCTGACCGTGGCCTATCTGCCGACCGGAGTTTCCGACATGCTGATCTATGCAATCCTGTTCGTTGTGCTGCTGGTGCAGCCCAACGGCCTGTTCGGCGCGGCCGGCGTGGCGGCGGGGGTGGGGCGCAAATGATGCAGTTTTTCTTTGCCAACCAGGCCCTGTTCGACTTTTTCCTGCTCAGCCTCGGGTTTGCCTATTCCCAGCAGATCGTGCTGCGCGCCGGGGTGTTTTCGGTGGCCACCATCGGCTTTGTCGCCATCGGCGCCTATTTCGCCGGCTATCTGGTGACGCAGGCGGGCCTGGGCGGCCTGGCGGCGGTGCTGACCGGCACGGTCGTGGCGGGGCTGGCGGGCCTGTTGCTGTCGGTGCCGCTGTCACGGCTGCGCGGCGTGTTCCAGGCCATCGCGACGCTGGCCTTTGTCGAGATCGTGCTGAACGCGCTATACTATTTCGAACCCTATACCGGCGGCGCCATGGGGATGAACCGCATCCCCAAGCTGGTGCAGACCTGGCATCTGCTGGTTGCAGTGGGGCTGGTGATCTATCTGGTCTGGGCCATCGGCCGGTCCGGCATCGGCCGCGCCTGGGATGCGCTGCGGCAGGATGAAACGGTCGCGGCCTGTCTGGGCGTGTCGATCCGCAAGTATCACACGCTGGCCTTTGTCCTTAGCGGGGCCATCGGCGGGCTGTTCGGGTCGATGCAGGGCCTGTATTTCTACACCATCACGCCGGAACAGTTCGGCTTTGCCGCCGTCGTCTCGGTGCTGACCACCATCGTGCTGGGCGGGCGTGCCACGCTGGCCGGACCGATCATCGGGGCGGTGATCCTGGCGGTGCTGCCGGAACTGGCCCGCCCGCTGGCCGAAAACCGCCTGTTCCTGCATGGCGCCATCCTGCTGGGGGTGATCGTGTTCATTCCCGATGGCATCGGCGACCTGCTGGTCCACCGGCTGCGCCGCTGGCGCATCGCCCGCACGGCCCCCGCCCAACAGGAGAAGATCCATGGCGTCACTTGATCTGGCGAATGTCGGCAAGTCCTTCGGCGGGCTGAAGGCGATCACCGACGTGACCTTTTCCGTCCCCGCAGGCGAGATTACCGGGCTGATCGGCCCCAATGGCGCGGGCAAAAGCACCGTCGTCAACCTGATCACCGGATTGCTGCGGCTGTCCTCGGGGCGCATCACGCTGGACGGGCAGGATATCGGCGCCGCCCCGCCGGAACAGGTTGTCCGGCTGGGCGTGGCGCGCACCTTCCAGAACATCCGCCTGCTGACCGAGGCGACGGTGCTGGAAAATGTCCTGATCGGCTTTCACCGCCGGGAAACCGCGTCGATCCTGGCCGCGCTGCTGTCGCTGCCGGTGTCGCGGCGCGAAACCGCCCGGCTGCGCGAGGCCGCGATGGAGATGCTGGAACGGTTCGAGATTGCCCATCTGGCCCATCTGCCGGCCGGAACCCTGTCCTATGGCCACCAGCGCCGGGTTGAAATGGCGCGCGCCTTTGCCACTGATCCGCGCATCCTGCTGCTGGACGAACCCGTTGCCGGCATGAACGAAGTGGAATCCGACAGTCTGGGCCGGCTGTTCCGCAAGCTGGCCGACAGCGGGGTCGGGATCCTGCTGATCGAACATGATGTCAAGTTCGTCTCGCGGCTCAGCCGCACGGTGCATGTGCTGGATTCGGGCCGCATCATCGCCTCGGGCAAACCGCAAGAGGTGCTGTGCCATCCCGATGTGGTGGCCGCCTATCTGGGGGCCGAGGATCTGGAAGGGGTCGCCTGATGCTGAGCGTGAAATCGCTGGAAGCCCAGTATGACGGCGTGCAGGCCCTGCGCGGTGTCGATCTGGAGGTGCGCGAGGGCGAGGCGGTGGCCCTGATCGGCCCGAACGGCGCCGGCAAATCCACCCTGTTGAACTGCCTGTCGGGGCTGGTGCCCTATCGGGGCGAGATCCTGTTCCAGGGCCGTCCCCTGCCCCGTGGTGCGGCGCACAGGGTGTCGCGCCAGGGCCTGCTGCATGTCCCCGAGGGGCGGCGCGTGCTGGGCGGCATGTCGGTGCATGAAAACCTGATCATGGGCCGGCTGGCCCTGGCCGACCGCGCCCCGACCTATGACCTGGACGATGTCTACCGCCTGTTCCCGATCCTGAAGGAACGCGAACGCCAGCAGGCCGGCACCCTGTCGGGCGGGCAGCAGCAGATGCTGGCCATCGGCCGGGCGCTGATGGGCAGCCCGCGCATGCTGCTGCTGGATGAACCCAGCCTTGGCCTGGCGCCGGTGATCGTCAAGGAACTGTTCCAGGCGCTGCGGTCGCTGAACGCCGCCGGGCTGACGATCCTGCTGGTGGAACAGAACGCCCGGCTGGCGCTGGCCGTTACCCAGCGGGCCTATGTGCTGGAACGCGGGCGCATCGTGCATCAGGGCCTGTCGTCCGAAATTGCCGCGAATGACGAGGTGATCGCGCATTATCTGGCCGTGTAGGCCCCCGCGACCTGCGCACACCATCGCTGCAAGAACAGAACCGGCGCCGGACCAGGATCCGGCGCCGATCTGCGAACATCTCACGACCACGGGCATTCCGAACGGCCGCCCTGGCCATGGCACTGGTTACTTACAACTCTGCCGCATCGACGTTCGGGGCCGGGGCCAGCGGCCCCGGCCCGAACCCGATTACAGGAACATCACATCATCTGCGGTCAGGACCAGACTGCTGGCATTGGTGAACTTCGCGACCACATACGACTCTCCTGTCAGGCCGACGGCAGTCGGGTCGATGGACAACAGCCCCTTCGCCGCGTCCCAGACCAGGGCAGCGGCCGCCGTGCCGCCTTCAAGTTCCAGCCATTCGGTGATCTCGGCAGCCAGCCAGATCAGATCCTCGCCCTGGACAAAATCGGCAATCCGGTCGGTGCCCGCCCCAAGGTCGTCGATTCCAAAGACGAACACATCGGCACCGGAACCGCCATGCATCCAGTCCGCACCACTGCCGCCTGCAAGGGTATCGTTGCCCTCGCCGCCGATCAGGCGATCGTCACCTGCCTCACCATGCAGCTCATCGTCACCCAGGCTGCCGCGCATCACGTCGAAGCCATCGCCGCCATACAGCGAATCGTTGTCGTCGCCACCGGCCATCGTGTCGTCGCCGTCATCGCCGTGCATGGTATCCTGGCCGATACCGCCGGTCATGCCGTCATTCCCGGCGCCGCCGTACAGCACGTCGTCGCCGCCCGCGCCGTGTACTGCATCGGACCCGTCGCCGCCGTAAAGCGCGTCGTGCCAAGAACCGCCATAGATCAGGTCGTCATGGGCGCCGCCCTCAATGCTGTCGTTGCCACCGCCACCGTACAGGGCGTCATTCCCGCCGCCACCAATCAGCCGGTCGATGCCCTGATCGCCATGCAGCTGGTCGTTGCCGGCACCGCCCCACAACCCATCGTTGCCGTTGCCGCCGAACAGCGTGTCATTCC
This region includes:
- a CDS encoding enoyl-CoA hydratase/isomerase family protein; translation: MADKAPARVGPHLSISYRGPVALITIDRPEKLNAMAANFWPDLREVFDRLEADAAIRAVVITGAGDKAFCAGGDIAGFRELITLRDKRNFQIDAMRTFQRVETSPLPVIAAVNGIALGGGCELTLACDVVLASDNARFGMPEAALGLVPGYGILRAPQIIGRQMTKLIVMTRRHIPADEALRIGLVQQVTPQAELLETAMALAAEIAESSPLALDVGKRVINRGYDNAEFDYAVEALTVLQFSDDTDEGTKAFIERRKPNFSARM
- a CDS encoding acyl-CoA dehydrogenase family protein, with amino-acid sequence MDGQDHDMSGGLSFDYSPEQRMLYDMIHAFVDKECGKPLARKLEAQDAFPRALFERIGAAGLYGIGIPEEYGGQGGGIEEQVIVCTEFARTLAGLSVLWHLTCWSGAKAILHHGTEDQRRHYLPRIARGELLFALAMTEPDGGTDVLRAMKTRAVPVDGGFRITGRKIWSTLAHEADKLLVLVRSETGDRPSQGLSVVIVDARAEGVTATPIPKLGLRCLGSCEVTFDNVFVPADAMIGAPGSGWRQITASLNAERILTAAMCTGMIEGVLEDALDYAGQRKAFGQLIGGFQAVQHKIADIAMNLETARLHTRRAAWLEARGRPCMVEATMAKCLAAELATAAADEGIQILGGMGYSAETDMQRYWRDARLFRIGPITSEMARNTIGESLGLPRSF
- a CDS encoding branched-chain amino acid ABC transporter permease: MIMQQILNGIASGAVYALFALGFSLIFGVQKILNLAHGGVFMAGAFVSFYAVSVGVPFPLAVLLAMAVAGLLSVLVDMVAIRPLRKRSRDIEYAAIVSTLGIDMMLISLAQQVSDTQVLRFPFGTFPVQFFKIFGLRISLLQVVIFATVIVIAIGLGWYLYRTSFGRQIRAVAERPATAMLLGVNPSAVYFQTFFIAGALAGLTGVLIGLSFNSIHFLMGEPYMLKAFVVVVIGGLGSLTGAVVASLLLGVLQALTVAYLPTGVSDMLIYAILFVVLLVQPNGLFGAAGVAAGVGRK
- a CDS encoding ester cyclase; this translates as MDSRVPSEMSAAVADSGRRFVALMRRYCNDYTNRHDFSVCDEIMEDDYTLHMGVHDVTGRDSEYKPATLRQFSQFPGLCLTVNQIITNGNRLAMRFSEHGASVRHAGRTAAWSGVGLYHWNGARLVENFVEQDYFARGAQLASGDPNPVENPAIAPWDTLAEPASPANEDLVRRALASGELMQAPELLFDDEWITDQSRPRIIAPTACTVNDIFSAGDHVAFHACVEGTVNPGTELGDGATGRPAFLHFAGIVRVRDGRVVSGRGVRDRIGLMKRLRDA
- a CDS encoding acetyl-CoA carboxylase biotin carboxyl carrier protein subunit; the protein is MDCTVTEIAVALGDLVDAGQPLVILEAMKMQMPMKAGMAGIVAELSVRAGQAVRGGELLVRIEPQAALAREGGPA
- a CDS encoding class I adenylate-forming enzyme family protein, translated to MKSRDRAPDAPALIFPDHRLTFGQLADGAWAAAQWLSGLGVGPGDRVGTIMLNSPDCVTLFFGATMIGAVIVPINARYRSYELEFLAKDAGLRVIVTNDTGRSHADLSAIVADALPGLADQPDPANLNLPGFPDLRAVVDLAQAPRQGFLGPADVARAARRADAALLVRHAAGVAARSVAAIIYTSGTTSRPKGAMLSHEALVRGWMMVGRRWGVRPDDRFWDPCPLFHIAAIGPMIFTLGHGAAYVTDVHFDAGRAVRMLERERATLLYPCYPPITQALITHPDFAAIDKSAVRVWLNVAPPETLRRYDPAFPGARQITTYGQTEGGPVSLGDPDDTPEARLSTCGSPIDGAELRVCDPDTGVELPVGQLGEIHFRGYSAFSGYFNAPAKTAETIDAQGWVHTGDAGVMDDNGRITFRGRIKEMMKVGGENVAPAEVEAFLEGHSAIRMVQAMGVPDRRLTEVVAAFVELEPGHSLTEAEVIAYCKGRLSSFKTPAIVRFVTEWPLSATKVQRNVLRQQLLDELNQGG
- a CDS encoding ABC transporter substrate-binding protein, which codes for MTSKIKTLLGSVALTALATLAPVAAQAETYKVPILQALTGGAAFIGAPFAEGLKMAFDKANASGGFGEGVKIDYTVEDDASDKSQVITLMRRYANDPAVLIVAGPTSGAVSGVAGTVANEVKVPMMTVSNTVEARESGPYSFITAQPGPMVVPVVAKYAAEKVGVKKCQTIGITDNESYVTQAKVFVDTLAKSGVAIAVQIGLKGNETDFSAAAVRLASGDADCVFVAAPASMAANIIVQLKQAGLDPEAKIFGMTSMASPDLIRIGGGAVEGVTFIADWVPGGTNDVGAQFAKDFAAKHGRDPANWDAMGYSAGLVIADAIRRAGPNPTRDKVREAMNSTSALMVAVGQGGFSYDAERFPHFGINVVTVKDGKMVAAE
- a CDS encoding TetR/AcrR family transcriptional regulator, producing the protein MSTIPTRNQASAVRKPREERWSEILDAATELFYHKGYEGTSLQEIAEKLGIMKGSLYYYIRSKEDILFVVLNTTHQAGLENMVRMAGMGGTALDRLRNMIVGHIQYIGDNLIRTAVFLNEMKSLPQEAQDRILGGEVSYPKLFENVLREGLEEGTIKGDLDPRLTATIVLGSLNSTYRWLHPERAGNTQKVADYFSRILITGLKSGNTED